A genomic window from Vagococcus sp. CY52-2 includes:
- the ftsA gene encoding cell division protein FtsA, translating to MAKTGIYVSLDIGTTSIKVVVAEYIENQINIIGVGNAKSKGLDRGIVIDIDKAVQSVQRAIKQAEEKSGVQIKSVSVGIPANLLEVEKCEGMIAVNNESKEITDKDVKNVASAAVVRSTPPERQVITLVPQEFKVDGFEGIKDPRGMIGVRLDMKGLLYTGPKTIVHNIQKCVEKAGLVIDEMVIAPLALASSILSDGEKDFGTTIIDMGGGQTTTSVMYERELKFSHVEQEGGEFVTKDISVVLNTSLTNAEALKINYGYAYPERTSPNEEFPVDVIGKNEPVRIDERYLSEIIEARVEQIFSKSKMMLDSIDALNLPGGVILTGGAASLPGVVELAADMFGTNVKLYVPNHMGLRNPVYANAIAIVEYVAQLDEVYHVTKLAVTGDKKRTAKPVRDISVETKQHEKAVQQAQEPVTDMSVNEPVKEKEEGFGGKVKGFLSNIFD from the coding sequence ATGGCAAAAACAGGAATATATGTAAGTCTTGATATCGGTACAACATCAATAAAAGTTGTTGTAGCTGAGTACATAGAAAATCAAATTAATATTATTGGCGTAGGAAATGCAAAATCAAAAGGATTGGATCGTGGTATTGTTATCGATATAGACAAAGCTGTTCAATCCGTTCAAAGAGCAATTAAACAAGCAGAAGAAAAATCAGGTGTTCAAATTAAAAGTGTTAGTGTAGGTATTCCTGCTAATCTTTTAGAAGTAGAAAAATGCGAAGGCATGATAGCTGTTAATAATGAATCAAAAGAAATAACTGACAAAGATGTTAAAAATGTGGCATCAGCAGCAGTTGTTCGTTCAACACCTCCAGAACGTCAAGTCATTACTTTAGTTCCTCAAGAATTTAAAGTAGATGGTTTTGAAGGAATAAAAGATCCAAGAGGTATGATTGGTGTTCGTCTAGATATGAAGGGATTATTATATACTGGACCTAAGACAATTGTTCACAACATTCAAAAATGTGTTGAAAAAGCTGGATTGGTGATTGATGAAATGGTCATTGCTCCTTTAGCTTTAGCTTCATCTATTCTTTCGGATGGAGAAAAAGATTTTGGAACAACTATTATTGACATGGGTGGTGGACAAACAACTACCTCTGTGATGTATGAACGTGAATTAAAATTTTCACACGTTGAACAAGAAGGTGGAGAGTTTGTAACCAAGGATATTTCTGTTGTTTTAAACACATCATTAACTAATGCGGAAGCGTTAAAAATCAACTATGGATATGCTTATCCAGAAAGAACTTCACCGAATGAAGAATTTCCTGTTGATGTCATTGGTAAAAATGAACCTGTCAGAATTGATGAACGCTACTTGTCAGAAATTATAGAAGCGCGTGTTGAACAAATTTTTTCAAAATCAAAAATGATGTTAGATAGCATTGATGCACTTAATTTACCAGGTGGTGTTATTTTAACTGGTGGAGCCGCAAGCTTGCCAGGAGTAGTCGAGTTAGCAGCGGATATGTTTGGAACAAACGTTAAATTGTATGTTCCAAATCATATGGGATTACGTAATCCTGTATATGCTAATGCAATTGCTATTGTTGAGTATGTCGCACAACTTGATGAGGTTTATCATGTGACTAAATTAGCCGTTACTGGTGATAAAAAACGAACAGCTAAACCTGTTCGTGACATTTCAGTAGAGACTAAACAACATGAAAAAGCTGTACAACAAGCACAAGAACCTGTTACAGATATGTCTGTCAATGAACCTGTAAAAGAGAAAGAAGAAGGTTTTGGCGGTAAAGTAAAAGGTTTCTTATCCAATATATTTGACTAA